One stretch of Tepiditoga spiralis DNA includes these proteins:
- a CDS encoding PolC-type DNA polymerase III, translating into MELKEFFLEYLGFIPLKINGNIDINKKECIVELHESKNSSFENYLKKLLMRITKKNVSIKQLGNNSLQFFVNNWNNLITGNQLERFLRLILPEIENEDTLILKTHSLLIKSKINMNKSIFEDFILKYTGKKLNYKIVIDEKLNPETETYSQNYYDNQMEYIEQQNYETPLKQTNTKLNNGNVIIGKNFKKIPIPLKNIPLSENTIIVVKGTVFHKEYNDKNKIVSIFITDKTDSIIIKAFKEKAEKIFNSISEGDSIKVEGSIFYDTYINDFAIMPFNLIKEKSNDERMDTYEEKRVELHMHSRLSTMDGILPIKDIVNQAAKWGHKAVAITDHGIVQSIPVFYDTAKKANIKPIFGTEAYVVDESVNIITLNSEDKLLDETDYVVFDFETTGLQPAVNEIIEIGAVKIKNGEVSETYHELIKPTVKLPEIITKITNITDEMLEDKKGIEEVLPSFLEFIEGTVLVAHNADFDYRFLREWVNKLYNKKFKMTYIDTLSMSKSLLNLSGYALNRVVKALKLDNFNHHRADEDARITALVFLELLKKAKNRGLEKLSELDNLKKLIDYKSLRPVHMTILVKNKIGLKNLYKLISNAHLKYFYRVPRILKSELNNLREGLLIGSGCQDGELSEAFLRSATKDELVEIAKFYDFIEIMPIDTVETKDPLTDDLKKDMYRTFYNISKELNLPSVMTGNVHYMESKDVKFRYALKVADKKRPMISNRYFRTTNEMIDEAIKIFEDKTIAEEIVIKNTNKIANLIEEIQPLKKVLTPPKIDGAEDMVRNLSMDTAHKIYGEPLPQIIVDRLNFELDAIINNGYSVLYLMAQKIVKKSNDDGYLVGSRGSVGSSLVATMMGITEVNPLAPHYICPECKYSEFITDGSYSSGYDLPDKKCPKCGSKLKKNGQSIPFATFMGFEGDKVPDIDLNFSGEYQTTAHKYVEEMFGVGHVFKAGTISTVAERTAYGYAKAFKEDMDKYNLDKFYGDVRSAELQRIASHITGVKRTTGQHPGGLMIVPKEYEVYDFTPIQRPANDQKSTVTTTHFDYHVIHDDLIKLDALGHDDPTFIRMLQDLTGIDPLDVPLDDKETISLFSGYSALKADLKKELDSNVGSFGIPEFGTPFVRRMLEDTMPKTFAELVRISGLSHGTDVWLGNAQTLIKEGKATLKDVISCRDDIMNYLIQKGNDPKKSFFIMEKVRKGKGLTPEEEKQMRDVKVPEWFINSCKKIKYLFPKAHATAYVSMAVRIAWFKVHEPLAFYATYFSVKGDEFNLAVIIKGKNAIKKRLMELKTMDLDVKKKSEKTVLEIALEMLLRGFEFKNVDLNNSDSKKFLIVDNGLLIPFLKIPQLGEKAAESIIVERQKKPFNSIQNLLSRTGLNKTNIETLKELGILKGLPETNQMSLFGG; encoded by the coding sequence ATGGAATTAAAAGAGTTTTTTTTAGAATATTTGGGGTTCATTCCATTAAAAATAAATGGAAATATAGATATAAATAAAAAAGAATGTATAGTAGAACTTCACGAGAGTAAAAATTCTTCATTTGAAAATTATTTAAAAAAACTTTTAATGAGAATAACTAAAAAAAATGTTAGTATAAAACAATTGGGAAATAATTCCTTACAATTTTTCGTGAATAATTGGAATAATCTAATAACAGGAAATCAATTAGAAAGATTTTTAAGATTAATATTACCTGAGATAGAAAACGAAGACACTTTAATCTTAAAAACTCATTCATTATTAATAAAATCAAAGATAAATATGAATAAATCTATTTTCGAAGATTTCATTTTAAAGTATACAGGAAAAAAATTAAATTATAAAATTGTTATCGACGAAAAATTAAATCCAGAAACAGAAACATATTCTCAAAATTATTATGACAATCAAATGGAATATATTGAACAACAAAATTATGAAACTCCTTTAAAACAAACAAATACAAAATTAAATAATGGTAATGTAATAATCGGAAAAAACTTTAAAAAAATTCCTATTCCATTAAAAAATATCCCACTTTCAGAAAACACCATAATTGTTGTAAAAGGTACTGTTTTTCATAAAGAATACAATGATAAGAATAAAATAGTTTCTATATTTATAACAGATAAAACCGATTCTATTATAATAAAAGCTTTTAAAGAAAAAGCAGAAAAAATCTTCAACTCAATTAGTGAAGGAGATTCAATAAAGGTTGAAGGAAGTATTTTTTATGATACTTATATAAATGACTTTGCTATAATGCCATTTAATTTAATAAAAGAAAAAAGCAATGATGAAAGAATGGATACTTATGAAGAAAAAAGAGTAGAACTTCATATGCATTCAAGATTGAGTACAATGGATGGAATTTTACCAATAAAAGATATAGTAAATCAAGCAGCAAAATGGGGACACAAAGCAGTTGCTATAACCGATCACGGTATTGTTCAAAGTATACCTGTTTTTTATGATACAGCTAAAAAAGCTAATATAAAACCAATTTTTGGTACAGAAGCTTATGTTGTTGATGAATCTGTAAATATTATAACTTTAAATTCAGAAGACAAATTATTAGACGAAACCGATTATGTTGTTTTTGATTTTGAAACAACTGGACTTCAACCAGCAGTCAATGAAATAATTGAAATAGGTGCTGTAAAAATAAAAAATGGTGAAGTATCTGAAACTTATCATGAACTAATTAAACCAACTGTAAAATTACCTGAAATTATAACAAAAATAACAAATATAACAGATGAAATGCTTGAAGATAAAAAAGGCATTGAAGAAGTATTACCTTCTTTTTTAGAATTTATAGAAGGAACTGTATTGGTTGCACACAACGCTGACTTTGATTATAGATTCCTAAGAGAATGGGTAAATAAACTTTATAATAAAAAGTTTAAAATGACTTACATAGATACTCTTTCTATGTCAAAATCCCTTTTAAATCTTTCTGGATATGCTTTAAATAGAGTTGTTAAAGCTTTAAAATTAGATAATTTCAATCATCATAGAGCTGATGAAGATGCAAGAATAACGGCTTTGGTATTTTTAGAATTGTTAAAAAAAGCTAAAAATAGAGGTTTAGAAAAATTATCTGAATTAGATAATTTAAAAAAATTAATAGATTATAAGAGTTTGAGACCAGTACATATGACTATCTTAGTTAAAAATAAAATTGGTTTAAAAAATCTTTATAAATTAATTTCAAATGCACATTTAAAGTATTTTTATAGAGTTCCAAGAATTTTAAAAAGCGAATTGAACAATCTAAGAGAAGGTTTATTAATAGGAAGCGGATGTCAAGATGGTGAATTATCAGAAGCATTTTTAAGAAGTGCTACCAAAGATGAACTTGTAGAAATTGCAAAATTTTATGACTTTATAGAAATAATGCCAATAGATACTGTAGAAACAAAAGATCCATTAACTGATGATTTAAAAAAAGATATGTATAGAACATTTTATAATATATCAAAAGAATTAAACCTTCCATCAGTAATGACTGGAAATGTTCATTATATGGAATCAAAAGATGTTAAATTCAGATATGCTTTAAAAGTTGCAGATAAAAAAAGACCTATGATATCAAATAGATATTTTAGAACAACAAATGAAATGATAGATGAAGCAATTAAAATATTTGAAGATAAAACTATTGCCGAAGAAATAGTAATAAAAAATACAAACAAAATTGCTAATTTAATTGAAGAAATTCAACCATTGAAAAAAGTATTAACCCCTCCAAAAATTGATGGAGCCGAAGATATGGTTAGAAATCTTTCAATGGATACAGCACACAAAATTTATGGTGAGCCTTTACCACAAATAATAGTAGATAGACTTAACTTTGAATTAGATGCAATAATAAATAATGGTTATTCAGTTTTATACTTAATGGCTCAAAAAATAGTTAAAAAATCCAATGATGATGGTTATCTTGTTGGATCAAGAGGTTCTGTTGGGTCATCATTAGTTGCAACAATGATGGGAATAACTGAAGTAAATCCCCTTGCACCTCATTATATCTGTCCAGAATGTAAATATTCAGAGTTTATTACAGATGGCTCTTATAGTTCAGGATATGATTTACCAGACAAAAAATGCCCTAAATGTGGTTCGAAATTAAAGAAAAACGGTCAATCGATTCCTTTTGCTACCTTTATGGGATTTGAAGGAGATAAAGTACCTGATATAGATTTAAACTTCTCTGGAGAATATCAAACAACAGCTCATAAATATGTTGAAGAAATGTTTGGTGTTGGTCATGTTTTTAAAGCTGGAACTATTTCCACCGTTGCAGAAAGAACTGCGTATGGTTATGCTAAAGCTTTTAAAGAAGATATGGATAAATATAATTTAGATAAATTTTATGGAGATGTAAGAAGTGCTGAACTTCAAAGAATTGCATCTCACATAACCGGTGTAAAAAGAACAACAGGTCAGCATCCTGGTGGACTCATGATTGTTCCAAAAGAATATGAAGTTTATGATTTCACACCAATACAAAGACCAGCCAATGATCAAAAATCAACAGTTACAACAACTCATTTTGATTATCATGTAATACATGATGATTTAATAAAATTAGATGCACTTGGACACGACGACCCTACATTTATAAGAATGCTTCAAGATCTTACAGGGATAGATCCATTAGATGTTCCTTTAGATGATAAAGAAACAATAAGTTTGTTTTCAGGTTATAGTGCATTAAAAGCTGATCTAAAAAAAGAACTAGATTCAAATGTTGGTTCATTCGGAATCCCAGAATTTGGAACTCCATTTGTTAGAAGAATGTTGGAAGATACTATGCCAAAAACATTTGCAGAACTTGTTAGAATTTCAGGTTTATCTCACGGAACTGATGTTTGGCTTGGTAACGCTCAAACTCTTATAAAAGAAGGAAAAGCAACCCTAAAAGATGTTATTTCTTGTAGAGATGATATTATGAATTACTTAATTCAAAAAGGAAATGATCCAAAAAAATCTTTTTTTATAATGGAAAAAGTAAGAAAAGGAAAAGGTTTAACTCCAGAAGAAGAAAAACAAATGAGAGATGTTAAAGTGCCAGAATGGTTTATAAATTCCTGTAAAAAAATAAAATACCTTTTTCCAAAAGCTCATGCTACAGCTTATGTTTCTATGGCTGTTAGAATTGCTTGGTTTAAAGTACATGAACCACTTGCATTTTATGCAACTTATTTTTCAGTAAAAGGCGATGAATTTAATTTAGCCGTTATAATAAAAGGTAAAAATGCAATAAAAAAAAGATTGATGGAGTTAAAAACTATGGATCTTGATGTTAAAAAGAAAAGTGAAAAAACAGTTCTTGAAATTGCACTCGAAATGCTTTTAAGAGGTTTTGAATTTAAAAATGTTGATTTAAATAATTCCGATTCAAAAAAATTTTTAATTGTTGATAATGGATTATTAATCCCATTTTTAAAAATACCTCAACTTGGTGAAAAAGCTGCAGAAAGCATTATAGTAGAAAGACAAAAAAAACCTTTTAACTCAATACAAAACTTATTATCTCGAACCGGTTTAAATAAAACCAATATAGAAACTCTAAAAGAGCTTGGAATATTAAAGGGACTTCCTGAAACTAATCAAATGTCTCTTTTTGGAGGATAA
- the ruvC gene encoding crossover junction endodeoxyribonuclease RuvC, whose protein sequence is MRILGIDPGYGRIGYGILDKVGNKFKMIKYGVIYTDKDLPLTKRLNQIYDKIIELIEEFNPDESSVEELFFFRNVTTAIQVGEARGVILLALEKSKVPIFEYTPYQIKQAVTGYGRAEKGQIQRTLKIFLNLEKTPTPDDAADALAAAFCHGNYGGRY, encoded by the coding sequence ATGAGAATACTCGGTATAGATCCCGGATATGGAAGAATAGGATATGGTATTTTGGATAAAGTGGGAAATAAATTCAAAATGATTAAGTATGGAGTTATCTATACTGATAAAGATCTTCCATTAACAAAAAGATTAAATCAAATTTATGATAAAATAATTGAATTAATTGAAGAATTCAACCCCGATGAATCATCTGTTGAAGAATTATTTTTCTTTAGAAATGTTACTACTGCCATTCAAGTTGGAGAAGCACGTGGAGTAATTTTACTTGCTTTAGAAAAAAGTAAAGTCCCAATTTTCGAATATACTCCTTATCAAATTAAACAAGCTGTAACTGGTTATGGTAGAGCAGAAAAAGGTCAAATTCAAAGAACATTAAAGATTTTTTTGAATTTAGAAAAAACTCCAACTCCAGACGATGCAGCTGATGCTTTAGCCGCTGCTTTTTGCCATGGAAATTATGGAGGTAGATATTAA
- a CDS encoding Crp/Fnr family transcriptional regulator, with translation MKNLEFIKELNKKEITLKKGEILHNQNELIENLSILKEGSLKVVKYLTTGKEVLINNIKSGQIFGETLLFINEKYPAYIIAEENSIVIEINKNELLVLMKNEEFLVEYLKNISKKILNMTQKLEIFSMKDAKQRVAKYLLDLYEKNGNTITMKVSKVNIAKELGLTRETVSRILSNFIKEKIVYIEKNFIKILNIKEIENIIYETKNRD, from the coding sequence ATGAAAAATCTTGAATTTATAAAAGAACTAAATAAAAAAGAAATAACTTTAAAAAAAGGAGAAATTCTGCATAATCAAAATGAACTAATAGAAAACTTATCTATTTTAAAAGAAGGTAGTTTAAAGGTTGTAAAGTATTTAACTACAGGAAAAGAAGTTTTGATAAATAATATAAAAAGTGGACAAATTTTTGGTGAAACATTGTTGTTTATAAATGAAAAGTATCCAGCTTATATAATAGCAGAAGAAAATTCCATTGTAATTGAAATTAATAAAAATGAACTTTTAGTTTTAATGAAAAATGAAGAGTTTTTAGTAGAATACTTAAAAAATATTTCAAAAAAGATTTTAAATATGACACAAAAACTTGAAATTTTTTCAATGAAAGACGCAAAACAAAGAGTTGCAAAATATTTATTAGATCTTTATGAAAAAAACGGAAATACTATAACTATGAAAGTATCTAAGGTTAATATAGCAAAAGAGTTAGGGCTTACCCGAGAAACTGTTTCAAGGATACTTTCAAACTTTATAAAAGAAAAAATAGTGTATATAGAAAAAAACTTTATAAAAATTTTAAATATTAAAGAAATAGAAAATATAATTTATGAAACAAAAAACCGTGATTGA
- a CDS encoding permease, whose protein sequence is MNTIILISLAVILFIWSIIKSKKKTKASLKIAKGMFLGMVSELIGIMAIVALVLSYLPPDLIKKLLGNSNLFLSSIYGAVIGTITIIPAFIAFPLSKSLYESGANLVAIAAFITTLTMVGFATMPIEIEHFGKKFTFYRNFLSFVFALVVALGMAVIL, encoded by the coding sequence ATGAATACAATAATATTAATTTCATTAGCTGTAATATTATTTATTTGGTCTATTATAAAAAGTAAAAAGAAAACAAAAGCGAGTTTAAAAATTGCAAAAGGAATGTTTTTGGGAATGGTTTCAGAATTAATAGGGATTATGGCAATAGTTGCATTAGTTTTATCTTATTTACCACCAGATTTAATAAAAAAATTATTGGGTAATTCTAATTTGTTTTTAAGTTCTATTTATGGAGCAGTAATTGGAACTATAACAATTATTCCAGCTTTCATAGCATTTCCTTTATCAAAATCTTTGTATGAATCAGGGGCTAATTTAGTTGCAATTGCTGCATTTATAACAACATTAACCATGGTTGGATTTGCAACTATGCCAATAGAAATAGAACACTTTGGTAAAAAATTTACTTTTTATAGAAACTTTTTGAGTTTTGTATTTGCACTTGTAGTTGCTCTTGGAATGGCGGTGATATTATGA
- a CDS encoding permease, whose translation MNFIKKNKILVVAIVLYVITFFYNRGIFNNSLIMTKNFLVEMLEIMPAIMIISGLINIWVPQEVIIKNFGKSSGLKGKLFSMLIGSFSAGPIYAAFPVAQSLYFKGASIANVVIIISSWAVTKWVMFMVESSFLGLKFALTRYALTIPMILIMGYIMEKLVHKEDMIEEKEEIKKIIEGSKEYYLQKLPQKNCGACGYGNCENFAIALSKKETNINKCVFLKSKN comes from the coding sequence ATGAATTTTATAAAAAAGAATAAAATACTTGTAGTGGCAATAGTACTTTATGTAATAACATTTTTTTATAATAGAGGTATATTCAATAATTCTTTAATAATGACAAAAAATTTTTTAGTTGAAATGTTAGAAATAATGCCAGCTATTATGATTATATCAGGACTAATAAATATTTGGGTTCCACAAGAAGTAATCATAAAAAATTTTGGAAAGAGTTCTGGATTAAAAGGAAAATTATTTTCAATGTTGATAGGTTCATTTTCAGCAGGACCAATTTATGCAGCTTTTCCTGTTGCACAATCGTTGTACTTTAAAGGTGCAAGTATAGCAAATGTAGTAATAATAATAAGTTCTTGGGCAGTTACAAAATGGGTTATGTTTATGGTAGAGTCCAGCTTTTTAGGATTAAAATTTGCATTAACGAGATATGCTTTAACAATACCCATGATTTTAATTATGGGATATATAATGGAAAAACTTGTTCATAAAGAAGATATGATTGAAGAAAAAGAAGAAATTAAAAAAATTATAGAAGGTTCAAAAGAATATTATTTACAAAAATTACCTCAAAAAAACTGTGGAGCATGTGGATATGGAAACTGTGAAAATTTTGCAATTGCTTTGAGTAAAAAAGAAACCAATATAAATAAATGTGTGTTTTTAAAATCTAAAAATTAA
- a CDS encoding DUF5683 domain-containing protein — MKKYFFIMVLLVSVIFLGEDFRNIFQKSGTKLGFYLASKIGDSVVGILPFEGNDKEKSTLVSDIYSYYLMENNIKIVDRKELEKVIKEIKLSMLGITDIKNSNKLGNLISADYLLTGNIKKLGDIYYINIKVIKVSTGESIYTDSINFEDKEFITIKKVEEYFAERKYPSTALFRSALIPGWGQMYNDQPIKGGIFGISMIGSISLDLYFFNEYQKYLNSTNEEMYDKDLKKANDYNKYFLISFGTTIAIWIINMADAYINAK; from the coding sequence TTGAAAAAGTATTTTTTTATTATGGTTTTATTAGTGAGTGTGATTTTTTTAGGCGAAGATTTTAGAAATATTTTTCAAAAATCTGGAACAAAACTTGGTTTTTATCTTGCATCTAAAATAGGAGATAGTGTTGTTGGAATTCTTCCTTTTGAGGGTAATGATAAAGAAAAGTCTACGCTTGTTTCCGATATATATTCATATTATTTGATGGAAAACAATATAAAAATAGTAGACAGAAAAGAATTGGAAAAAGTAATAAAAGAAATAAAATTATCAATGCTTGGAATAACAGATATAAAAAATTCAAATAAATTGGGGAATTTGATAAGTGCAGATTATTTATTAACAGGAAATATTAAAAAATTGGGAGATATATATTATATAAATATAAAAGTAATAAAAGTTTCTACTGGAGAAAGTATTTATACAGATAGTATAAATTTTGAAGATAAAGAATTTATTACTATAAAAAAAGTAGAAGAGTATTTTGCTGAAAGAAAATATCCATCAACAGCATTGTTTAGGTCAGCATTGATACCTGGATGGGGGCAAATGTATAATGATCAACCAATAAAAGGAGGTATATTTGGAATAAGTATGATTGGATCGATATCATTGGATTTATATTTTTTTAATGAGTATCAAAAATATTTGAATTCTACAAATGAAGAAATGTATGATAAAGATTTAAAAAAGGCAAATGATTACAATAAATACTTTTTAATTAGTTTTGGAACAACAATAGCTATTTGGATAATAAATATGGCAGATGCTTATATTAATGCAAAGTGA